One Candidatus Methylomirabilota bacterium genomic region harbors:
- the sat gene encoding sulfate adenylyltransferase: MRESTGLSENEAPTPILPHGGRLVSRILTGEARADAIGRARDLPMISLNARAISDVECLATGVFSPLEGFMNRADYEGVIHEMRLKSGILWTLPITLAAPKDDVAGLKQGGEAALLGSDGELLGLLSVEEIFPYDKRAEACLVYSTEETRHPGVQYLYQRGDLLIGGAVSLIRPPTLPGFEDYYCVPTETRRRFKERGWQTIVGFQTRNPIHRSHEYIQKCALELMDGLLIHPLVGRTKLDDVPSEIRLRCYRALEERYFPKERVMLSVFPGAMRYAGPREAVFHALVRKNYGCTHFIVGRDPAGVGGYYHPYAARDLFLRLKRDELDITPLFFDEAFFCRRCDGMASAKTCPHEASERVTLSGTRVRELLRNGEPLPEEFTRPEVSEILAEWMQGV, from the coding sequence ATGCGGGAATCGACTGGATTGTCGGAAAATGAGGCGCCGACGCCGATCCTTCCACATGGCGGGCGGCTCGTCTCACGGATATTGACAGGAGAGGCCAGGGCCGACGCGATCGGCAGGGCGCGGGATCTCCCAATGATCTCGCTGAACGCCAGGGCTATCTCTGACGTGGAATGCCTGGCCACGGGTGTGTTCAGCCCACTCGAAGGGTTTATGAATCGGGCCGACTATGAGGGCGTCATCCATGAGATGCGCCTGAAGAGCGGCATCCTGTGGACGCTCCCGATTACCTTGGCGGCGCCAAAGGACGATGTGGCTGGGCTCAAGCAGGGAGGCGAGGCGGCCTTATTGGGCTCTGACGGCGAACTGCTTGGCCTGCTTTCGGTGGAGGAGATTTTCCCCTATGATAAGCGAGCGGAGGCGTGTCTGGTCTACAGCACCGAAGAGACGCGCCATCCTGGCGTCCAATACCTCTATCAGCGAGGCGATCTTCTGATAGGCGGGGCGGTCAGTCTGATTCGCCCTCCGACGCTGCCGGGATTCGAAGACTATTACTGCGTACCGACTGAGACGCGACGGCGCTTCAAAGAGCGCGGATGGCAGACCATCGTCGGGTTTCAGACCCGCAATCCGATTCATCGGTCGCACGAATATATTCAGAAGTGCGCGCTGGAGTTGATGGACGGCTTGCTGATCCACCCGCTGGTCGGTCGGACAAAGCTCGACGATGTTCCATCAGAGATTCGCCTTCGATGCTATCGCGCGCTCGAGGAGCGCTACTTCCCGAAGGAGCGCGTGATGCTGAGCGTTTTCCCGGGTGCCATGCGATATGCGGGCCCGCGGGAAGCGGTCTTCCACGCCCTGGTCCGGAAGAACTACGGCTGCACTCACTTCATTGTTGGACGGGATCCCGCCGGCGTGGGGGGCTACTATCATCCGTATGCGGCCCGCGACCTCTTCCTGCGACTCAAGCGCGACGAGCTGGACATTACCCCGCTTTTCTTCGACGAGGCGTTCTTCTGTCGTCGCTGCGATGGGATGGCTTCGGCCAAGACTTGCCCGCATGAGGCATCCGAACGGGTGACGCTGAGTGGCACGCGCGTTCGCGAACTGCTCCGGAACGGCGAGCCGCTGCCCGAGGAGTTCACGCGGCCTGAGGTCTCTGAGATCCTGGCGGAATGGATGCAGGGGGTATGA
- a CDS encoding phosphoadenylyl-sulfate reductase → MGGQSGIQSTNQESRTVSPEEVAGLNQRLCGAAPESVLRWAIDAFAPKLALASSFGAEDMVLIDMLSKLKPSITIFTLDTGRLHEETYDVMERTRERYKVTIESYFPGRDAVEALERERGFYSFRQSVEERKFCCRVRKVEPLGRALKNVDAWITGLRREQAATRTGIDIVEIDASHGSILKINPLADWTEPQVWAYVREHDVPYNALHDQGFPSIGCSPCTRAIKPGEDVRAGRWWWENPETKECGLHLDSRHGDHGPRS, encoded by the coding sequence ATGGGAGGACAATCGGGAATTCAGAGCACGAATCAAGAAAGCCGAACAGTGTCTCCGGAGGAAGTGGCGGGGCTGAACCAGCGGTTGTGCGGCGCCGCACCGGAGTCAGTGCTTCGATGGGCGATCGACGCATTTGCTCCCAAACTGGCGCTCGCCAGCAGTTTTGGGGCTGAAGATATGGTATTGATCGATATGCTGTCGAAGCTGAAGCCGTCGATTACGATCTTTACCCTGGACACCGGGCGGCTGCATGAAGAGACGTACGACGTGATGGAGCGGACCCGGGAGCGCTACAAGGTTACGATTGAGAGCTACTTCCCGGGACGAGACGCCGTGGAGGCGTTAGAGCGGGAGCGCGGGTTTTATTCGTTCCGACAGAGTGTCGAAGAGCGAAAGTTCTGCTGTCGCGTTCGAAAGGTGGAGCCGCTCGGCCGGGCGCTGAAGAACGTTGATGCCTGGATCACTGGGCTTCGGCGGGAACAGGCAGCAACCCGCACCGGTATCGATATCGTGGAAATCGACGCGAGCCATGGCTCAATCCTCAAGATCAATCCGCTTGCCGATTGGACCGAGCCGCAGGTCTGGGCGTATGTCCGCGAGCATGATGTGCCCTACAACGCCCTCCATGACCAGGGATTCCCCAGCATCGGTTGTTCGCCATGCACGCGGGCGATCAAGCCGGGCGAAGATGTGCGAGCGGGACGATGGTGGTGGGAGAACCCGGAGACCAAGGAGTGTGGGCTCCATCTTGATAGCCGACATGGCGATCACGGCCCGCGTAGTTAA
- a CDS encoding beta-propeller fold lactonase family protein yields the protein MKKQIVRLIPWITGLALGVGVMWIGQAHAFELWVTNQEDHTVIVIDTETNKVIDTITPGGKKPHNIAFSPDGAYAFIANAASNDVSMVDTKTRKLIATLPAGTKAHGPAVTPDGRQLWVANPGSNDVTVIDLGRRQTIETIPVGKAPALVVFDPKGARAYVSNGGSGDLSVIDVKSRKIVTTIEAGRGAMGTDVTWDGKLLLVTAGDVDQVDVIHLMNHQVAARIARDGEPHGLVISPDGKQAYVASRKANIVSVIDCKALKIVKDIPAGRRIDIITITPDGRRLYVTSRDTNSVIAIDTLTEKIVAEISTGKDPHGIAILPVSHH from the coding sequence ATGAAGAAACAGATTGTCAGGCTGATCCCATGGATAACCGGACTGGCCTTAGGTGTGGGAGTCATGTGGATCGGCCAGGCGCACGCATTCGAGTTATGGGTGACGAATCAGGAAGATCATACCGTCATTGTGATCGATACCGAGACCAACAAGGTAATAGATACCATTACTCCAGGCGGTAAGAAGCCCCACAATATTGCCTTTTCGCCTGATGGCGCCTACGCCTTTATCGCGAATGCCGCCTCAAACGATGTGAGCATGGTCGACACGAAGACGAGGAAGCTGATTGCCACATTACCCGCCGGAACCAAAGCCCATGGTCCTGCCGTCACTCCGGATGGGCGGCAGCTCTGGGTAGCGAACCCTGGGTCAAATGATGTGACGGTCATTGATCTTGGGCGTCGGCAAACGATCGAGACAATTCCTGTCGGGAAAGCTCCTGCGCTCGTAGTCTTTGATCCGAAGGGCGCGCGAGCCTATGTCAGCAACGGGGGTTCCGGAGACCTGTCGGTCATCGATGTGAAGAGTCGAAAGATCGTCACGACGATCGAGGCTGGGCGGGGCGCCATGGGAACGGACGTGACCTGGGACGGTAAGCTCCTGTTGGTTACAGCGGGAGATGTGGATCAGGTCGACGTCATCCATCTCATGAATCATCAGGTTGCGGCAAGGATTGCCCGCGATGGCGAGCCTCATGGTCTGGTCATCTCACCCGATGGGAAGCAGGCGTATGTGGCCAGTCGTAAGGCGAATATCGTTTCGGTTATCGACTGCAAGGCATTGAAGATCGTGAAAGATATCCCGGCGGGCAGGCGGATCGACATCATTACCATCACGCCGGACGGCCGCCGCCTCTACGTGACCAGTCGTGACACGAACAGCGTGATTGCCATCGATACGTTGACGGAGAAGATTGTCGCCGAGATCTCAACAGGAAAAGACCCGCATGGGATCGCTATACTCCCTGTGAGTCATCACTAA
- a CDS encoding nitrite/sulfite reductase → MNDANEPVGGEQPVHVSTPINGRISHERVQSADGSSWANEGDIDTFDQFVQRFWNGEISQDEFKRFRLQNGIYGQRQEGEQMFRIKIPWGGLSAAQLELLAELAAKAPNGVAHVTTRQNIQLHFIKLEQVTGLMRSLASVGLTTREACGNTVRNVTVGHCAGVCPQELFDVTPYAETIARFLLRNPMNQNLPRKFKIAFSGCPDDLGLSPMQDIGARAALRSAAGKEERGFQLYVGGGLGPIPRLAELLEEFTPADRLLPTVAAIVRVFDRLGNRDDRHKARMKFVLNRLGIEAFRTLVFQERTGLDSTMAGQFPALVVWDKVPLHRTSVVSATSPREPDDPAYRRWRATNVLKQKQVGYTMVYIRLELGDITSAQLRTLAFAAREFGDGAVRSTNQQNFALRWIPSERLPALYRVLSAVGLAVPSAERLADVTACPGADTCQLGITSSRGLAAALGALCDDELKGLADETGIRIKISACPNSCGQHHLADIGLYGGAKKFNGQQVPTYEMLLGAKLTPGQASYAKPVARIPAKNVPGAVEAVLHLYQKERQDGESFNNFLDRYGLESVKTVLAPFTDLPPVSEAPDHYLDYNAEEAFSVHIGPGECAS, encoded by the coding sequence ATGAATGATGCGAACGAACCGGTGGGCGGCGAGCAGCCGGTACACGTCTCAACTCCGATAAACGGACGAATCAGTCACGAGAGGGTGCAGTCCGCTGACGGGTCCTCCTGGGCCAACGAGGGGGATATCGACACCTTCGATCAGTTCGTCCAACGGTTTTGGAATGGGGAGATCTCTCAGGACGAGTTTAAGCGGTTCCGCCTGCAGAACGGGATCTATGGGCAGCGGCAGGAAGGGGAACAGATGTTCCGGATCAAGATCCCGTGGGGCGGGCTCAGCGCGGCCCAACTGGAGCTGCTTGCCGAGTTGGCGGCCAAGGCTCCAAACGGGGTGGCCCACGTGACGACCCGTCAGAACATCCAGTTACACTTTATCAAGCTTGAGCAGGTCACGGGGCTGATGAGGAGTCTGGCCTCGGTCGGGCTGACGACCAGAGAGGCCTGCGGTAACACCGTCCGCAACGTCACGGTTGGACACTGTGCCGGGGTCTGTCCTCAAGAACTGTTCGACGTCACCCCGTATGCCGAGACGATTGCGCGATTTCTGCTGCGCAATCCGATGAACCAGAACCTGCCCCGGAAGTTCAAGATCGCGTTTTCCGGCTGCCCCGACGACCTTGGTCTCAGCCCCATGCAGGATATCGGGGCACGCGCTGCGCTCCGATCTGCGGCGGGAAAGGAGGAGCGGGGCTTTCAGCTCTATGTCGGGGGCGGTCTGGGTCCCATTCCACGCCTTGCGGAGTTACTCGAGGAGTTTACGCCGGCGGATCGGCTCCTGCCGACTGTCGCCGCTATCGTACGTGTATTCGACCGCCTCGGTAACCGTGACGATCGACATAAGGCCAGGATGAAGTTTGTGTTGAACAGGCTGGGGATTGAGGCGTTTCGAACGCTGGTGTTCCAGGAGCGGACCGGCCTCGATTCCACAATGGCCGGGCAGTTCCCCGCTCTTGTCGTGTGGGACAAGGTCCCGCTTCATCGTACATCGGTGGTTTCGGCGACCTCCCCCAGGGAGCCGGACGATCCTGCCTACCGGCGATGGCGGGCCACCAATGTTCTGAAGCAGAAGCAAGTCGGGTATACCATGGTCTACATTCGCCTTGAACTCGGGGACATTACCTCAGCACAGCTCAGAACCCTTGCCTTCGCGGCGCGCGAGTTCGGCGATGGCGCAGTCCGCAGCACGAACCAGCAGAACTTCGCCCTCAGGTGGATTCCCTCCGAGCGCCTGCCCGCGCTCTACCGGGTGCTGAGCGCGGTCGGTCTGGCGGTGCCATCGGCTGAACGGCTGGCGGATGTGACCGCCTGCCCAGGCGCTGATACCTGCCAGCTCGGAATTACCTCCTCTCGCGGCTTGGCGGCTGCCCTGGGAGCCCTCTGTGATGATGAATTGAAGGGCCTGGCGGATGAGACGGGGATTCGGATCAAGATCTCCGCCTGTCCAAACTCTTGTGGCCAGCATCATCTTGCAGATATCGGATTGTATGGCGGCGCCAAAAAGTTCAATGGCCAGCAGGTGCCGACCTATGAGATGTTACTTGGCGCGAAATTGACGCCAGGCCAGGCGAGTTACGCTAAACCGGTGGCGCGGATTCCGGCAAAGAATGTTCCGGGTGCGGTGGAGGCGGTCCTCCATCTATATCAGAAAGAGCGACAGGATGGGGAATCGTTCAACAACTTTTTGGATCGCTATGGGCTGGAGTCAGTAAAGACGGTTCTTGCGCCGTTTACAGACCTGCCACCGGTCTCTGAGGCGCCGGATCACTATCTTGACTATAACGCTGAAGAGGCGTTCTCTGTCCACATCGGTCCAGGCGAGTGCGCCTCGTAG
- a CDS encoding sulfite exporter TauE/SafE family protein, whose amino-acid sequence MMNLDAGYITLIGITLFAATVNGALGYGFSSLTVPVALIFYSNRILNPALVLVEVVLNSYVLLVNRRSIPKVWKRVLPIVCGLIPGIIVGSYTLSRVSPEWLKLVTYLIVLPLILLQAAGARRPIRSEQLIGVPFGAGVGICYSVTTISGPPLALLFNNQGFVKGEFRAALGLIRVVESTVTATAYYLLGVYATAGTGLLPSIVPSVAIGIPIGAYIIRRMNAETFRRICMSFDAWVVGFGLSKVLIDLRLAASSSAYVVWLGVILIDLTMLYGFFMRGPEISTAALAVDVPDGSSSLIPQKAPAVTPDDLST is encoded by the coding sequence ATGATGAACCTTGACGCCGGATACATCACACTTATCGGCATCACGCTCTTTGCGGCCACCGTCAATGGGGCGCTGGGATACGGATTTTCGTCGCTGACCGTTCCGGTCGCCCTTATCTTTTATTCCAACCGGATCTTGAACCCCGCCCTGGTGTTGGTGGAGGTGGTGCTCAATAGCTACGTGCTCCTCGTCAATCGTAGGAGCATCCCGAAGGTCTGGAAGAGGGTGCTGCCGATAGTGTGTGGCCTTATTCCGGGCATTATCGTGGGGAGCTATACCCTGTCGAGGGTCAGCCCGGAATGGCTCAAGCTGGTGACGTATCTCATTGTGCTGCCCTTAATCCTGCTGCAGGCGGCCGGGGCAAGACGGCCGATTCGGTCCGAACAGCTCATTGGTGTCCCGTTCGGCGCCGGCGTCGGTATCTGCTATTCGGTAACGACGATCTCCGGTCCTCCGCTGGCGCTCCTATTCAATAATCAGGGCTTTGTCAAAGGCGAGTTTCGAGCCGCCTTGGGGCTGATCCGAGTGGTCGAATCAACCGTGACAGCGACCGCATACTACCTTCTCGGTGTGTACGCTACGGCAGGTACGGGGCTCTTGCCGTCGATCGTTCCAAGTGTCGCGATAGGGATTCCGATAGGGGCCTACATCATCAGACGGATGAATGCTGAAACGTTCAGAAGAATCTGTATGAGCTTTGATGCCTGGGTGGTGGGCTTCGGCCTATCCAAGGTGTTGATCGATCTGAGGTTGGCGGCAAGCTCGAGTGCATACGTTGTCTGGCTGGGCGTTATCCTGATCGATCTGACGATGCTCTACGGCTTCTTTATGAGGGGGCCGGAGATCTCAACGGCTGCGTTGGCTGTCGATGTTCCTGACGGCAGTTCCAGCCTCATACCTCAAAAAGCACCGGCTGTGACCCCGGATGATCTGTCTACGTGA
- a CDS encoding M67 family metallopeptidase, translating into MSPVEPIILTERELNEIFAHAEEAFPEEACGIVIGKQDDPGTNLVRRCGNLANQYHQDDPIRNPRDAKTAYIMDSKDLLRIQSEADAKGFEFVVLYHSHPDHEAYFSETDRDLALFDGEPVWPQLRYLVVSVKKGKVSYFKVFSWNSAEKQFTAEPSAVCGLID; encoded by the coding sequence GTGAGCCCTGTCGAACCGATAATTCTTACCGAACGGGAGCTGAACGAGATCTTCGCGCACGCCGAAGAGGCGTTTCCCGAAGAGGCCTGCGGGATCGTCATCGGCAAGCAGGACGATCCCGGCACGAACCTCGTCCGCAGATGCGGAAATCTTGCAAATCAGTATCACCAGGACGATCCGATTCGGAATCCGAGAGATGCAAAGACCGCCTACATCATGGACTCGAAGGATCTGCTGCGGATTCAGAGCGAAGCGGATGCGAAAGGGTTCGAGTTCGTCGTGCTCTATCATTCACATCCGGATCATGAAGCCTACTTCTCCGAGACCGATCGAGATCTGGCGTTGTTCGACGGCGAACCGGTGTGGCCTCAGCTACGCTATCTCGTCGTATCAGTGAAAAAGGGAAAGGTCTCGTACTTCAAGGTATTTAGTTGGAACTCTGCCGAAAAACAGTTTACAGCAGAACCATCAGCGGTCTGTGGACTCATCGACTAG
- a CDS encoding cysteine synthase family protein — MKSVDILDAIGHTPLVELPRMSPKKGIRIFAKLEGANPTGSLKDRIVKYMIAQAERSGELTKDKTILEPTSGNTGIALAMIGRRKGYKVKVVIPENATPERRQLLEIFGAELIYSDGTKGSNGAIELAQKLVAQDPTLYMPFQYGNPANPMAHYETTGVEILNDLPDVDVFVAGLGTGGTLMGVGRRLKEHNPKTKVIAVEPNPGDLVQGLRSLDEGFIPPILDTSLLDGKIMVDSRCAFAATRDLTNKEGIFAGVSSGAVVHVAIRAAHRMEKGNIVVILCDTGWKYISLGVWHKEFPELGENMYSHLWW, encoded by the coding sequence ATGAAATCAGTCGATATTCTTGATGCGATCGGGCACACACCGCTGGTGGAACTGCCGCGGATGAGTCCCAAGAAAGGGATCCGGATCTTCGCCAAACTGGAGGGAGCCAACCCGACCGGCAGCTTGAAGGATCGAATCGTCAAGTACATGATCGCGCAGGCCGAGCGGAGCGGCGAGTTGACAAAGGACAAGACGATTCTGGAGCCGACGAGCGGCAACACCGGTATCGCCTTGGCCATGATCGGGAGGAGGAAGGGGTATAAGGTCAAGGTCGTGATTCCGGAAAACGCTACCCCGGAGCGGCGTCAGCTTCTGGAGATCTTCGGCGCCGAGTTGATCTATTCTGACGGGACGAAAGGGAGCAACGGCGCCATTGAGTTGGCGCAAAAACTGGTGGCGCAGGATCCGACCCTCTACATGCCCTTTCAGTACGGCAATCCGGCCAATCCGATGGCTCACTATGAAACCACCGGTGTGGAGATTCTGAATGATCTCCCGGATGTCGATGTCTTTGTGGCCGGTCTTGGGACCGGCGGAACCCTGATGGGCGTCGGTCGGCGGCTGAAGGAACATAACCCCAAGACCAAGGTTATTGCGGTAGAGCCCAATCCTGGCGATCTGGTCCAGGGACTTCGGAGTCTGGATGAGGGTTTCATCCCCCCGATTCTCGACACGAGCCTCCTGGACGGCAAGATCATGGTCGATTCCCGCTGCGCGTTTGCCGCCACCAGAGATCTGACCAACAAGGAAGGGATCTTTGCGGGCGTCTCCTCCGGAGCTGTTGTGCATGTGGCGATCAGGGCGGCACACCGTATGGAGAAGGGTAATATCGTCGTGATCCTGTGCGATACCGGATGGAAGTATATCAGTCTGGGTGTCTGGCACAAGGAGTTTCCGGAGTTGGGCGAGAACATGTACAGTCACCTCTGGTGGTAG
- a CDS encoding sulfurtransferase TusA family protein: protein MSKAPEQVAESLDLKGEVCPYTFVKTKLALDELQRGQVLRVIVDNLGSAENVPRSLQSEGHVVVGVTKLNDTDWTITVKKA from the coding sequence ATGAGTAAGGCGCCTGAGCAGGTAGCTGAGTCCCTCGATCTGAAGGGTGAGGTATGCCCCTACACGTTTGTGAAGACGAAATTGGCATTGGACGAGCTACAACGTGGCCAGGTGCTGAGAGTCATTGTGGACAACCTCGGCTCCGCTGAGAACGTTCCCAGAAGCCTCCAGAGTGAAGGGCACGTAGTGGTAGGTGTGACGAAACTGAATGACACTGACTGGACGATTACGGTGAAAAAGGCCTGA
- a CDS encoding sulfurtransferase TusA family protein, whose translation MTTYSLDVTGEICPYPLMLTKQKMGELTTGDQLVVIVDYPKSVEDIPRWAKEEGYSVLAISEVGRTQWEIVLEKA comes from the coding sequence ATGACAACGTACTCCCTTGATGTGACTGGAGAGATCTGCCCGTATCCTTTGATGTTGACCAAGCAGAAGATGGGGGAGCTCACGACCGGCGATCAACTGGTGGTGATTGTCGATTACCCGAAATCGGTCGAAGACATCCCCAGGTGGGCGAAAGAAGAAGGTTACTCAGTCCTCGCCATTTCGGAAGTCGGCAGAACGCAATGGGAAATCGTTCTGGAAAAAGCCTGA
- a CDS encoding YeeE/YedE family protein → MVITETTTSTAMIRMVGLGLIVGVAFGYALQRGRFCMNSTFRDILLARDFTLLRAYLLALLIQMVGVRAMAALGLFGLGIAPFFWMATLFGGFVFGLGMAFSGGCASGSTYRSGEGMVGSIIALLGFVFGMTMTNDGVLEPIQAAFRSWVVEIDGQPATLDRLLGVSPWVLVVTFVAIGGWWLVKSPSGGYQRGWSWARSGIIIGLIATAAWPISALTGREYGLSITEPIRTISGFLFTGETSLLTWGSFMWVGIIAGAYVAARSHGEFAWRAPGAQRLLQALGGGLLMGVGAAMAGGCNIGHGLTGVPLFALSSMTATLSIILGVWTGAYLLFGSVAFERGVRSVQRA, encoded by the coding sequence GTGGTGATCACTGAGACGACGACCAGTACAGCCATGATCCGGATGGTGGGCTTGGGCCTCATCGTCGGGGTGGCCTTCGGATACGCCCTGCAGCGCGGTCGCTTCTGCATGAACTCGACGTTTCGCGATATCCTGTTGGCGAGGGATTTCACGCTGCTGCGAGCCTACCTGCTGGCTCTTCTGATTCAGATGGTCGGAGTGAGAGCGATGGCGGCGTTGGGCCTGTTCGGGTTAGGCATTGCACCATTTTTCTGGATGGCGACTCTCTTCGGTGGATTTGTCTTTGGCCTCGGTATGGCATTTTCCGGCGGGTGTGCGAGCGGGAGCACGTACCGGTCCGGCGAGGGGATGGTAGGGTCAATTATCGCGCTGCTCGGCTTTGTGTTCGGGATGACTATGACGAATGACGGCGTGTTGGAGCCGATACAGGCGGCCTTTCGAAGTTGGGTCGTTGAGATCGACGGTCAGCCTGCGACGCTGGATCGCCTCTTGGGCGTGAGCCCTTGGGTACTGGTTGTGACGTTCGTGGCGATTGGCGGATGGTGGCTTGTGAAAAGCCCATCCGGCGGCTACCAGAGAGGGTGGAGTTGGGCAAGGAGCGGGATCATCATCGGCCTGATCGCGACGGCTGCCTGGCCGATCTCCGCCCTCACCGGAAGGGAGTACGGTCTCTCGATCACCGAGCCGATTCGAACCATCTCGGGGTTTCTGTTCACAGGTGAGACCTCCCTGCTTACCTGGGGGAGTTTTATGTGGGTAGGGATCATTGCGGGCGCTTACGTGGCGGCGCGGTCGCATGGAGAATTTGCCTGGCGCGCCCCCGGCGCTCAGCGCCTGCTCCAGGCTCTCGGGGGTGGTCTGCTGATGGGTGTGGGGGCGGCCATGGCGGGCGGCTGCAACATCGGCCACGGATTGACCGGAGTGCCACTTTTTGCGCTGAGCAGTATGACGGCGACTCTCAGCATTATCCTGGGAGTCTGGACTGGAGCCTATCTGTTATTCGGCAGTGTGGCATTTGAGCGTGGGGTGCGAAGCGTCCAGCGGGCGTAG
- the moeB gene encoding molybdopterin-synthase adenylyltransferase MoeB, producing the protein MNGYRGVEVSQASRSAEGDRREAIRVYIPTPYRGLTQNQPLVKGRGDNLVELLEDLETRFPGIHRHVFDKMGELHRHLNVYVNNVAVEELGGKRTALKEGDEVALIPAMAGGAVPFNEEQVRRYSRHIILPEVGGKGQRKLLNSSALLVGAGGLGSPAALYLAAAGVGRLGIIDADVVDLSNLQRQILHHMDDVGRPKVISAVETIGQINPDVKVEPIQAVLSSANAKDVISQYDLVVNGCDNFPTRYLVNDACVLLKKPLVDGSIFKFEGQVTVFIPGQGCYRCLYPAPPPPGLVPSCQEAGVLGVLCGIVGSLQAIEAIKLLLGIGDSLAGRLLFFDSLGMEFRQVKVRRDSDCPVCGDHPTITDLIDYHEFCGVPGGDH; encoded by the coding sequence ATGAATGGCTATCGTGGCGTGGAGGTCTCTCAGGCGAGCAGATCAGCGGAGGGTGACCGCAGGGAGGCGATCCGTGTCTACATCCCGACCCCGTACCGAGGACTGACTCAGAATCAGCCCCTGGTGAAGGGACGAGGGGATAATCTGGTGGAGCTTCTGGAGGATCTGGAAACGCGCTTTCCAGGGATCCACAGACATGTATTCGACAAGATGGGCGAACTCCACCGTCACCTCAACGTCTATGTGAACAATGTGGCGGTAGAGGAATTGGGGGGGAAGCGGACCGCGCTCAAGGAGGGAGACGAGGTGGCTTTGATTCCGGCCATGGCGGGGGGGGCTGTTCCGTTCAACGAAGAGCAGGTCCGGCGCTACAGTCGTCACATCATCCTCCCTGAGGTGGGCGGGAAGGGACAGCGCAAGCTCTTGAACAGTTCCGCGTTGCTCGTCGGGGCGGGTGGTCTGGGCTCCCCTGCGGCTCTGTACCTGGCCGCTGCCGGCGTCGGTCGCCTCGGCATCATCGACGCTGATGTTGTGGACCTGAGCAACCTGCAACGCCAGATTCTCCACCACATGGATGATGTGGGACGACCGAAGGTTATCTCGGCGGTTGAGACGATCGGCCAGATCAATCCCGACGTGAAGGTAGAGCCGATTCAAGCGGTCCTCTCCTCAGCCAATGCCAAGGATGTCATCAGCCAGTATGATCTGGTGGTGAATGGCTGCGATAATTTTCCGACCCGATACCTGGTCAACGACGCCTGCGTGCTCTTGAAGAAACCCCTCGTGGACGGGTCGATCTTCAAGTTCGAAGGACAGGTGACGGTCTTTATCCCCGGTCAAGGCTGCTATCGCTGCCTGTATCCCGCCCCCCCTCCCCCAGGGCTTGTCCCGAGTTGCCAGGAAGCCGGCGTACTGGGCGTTCTGTGCGGCATTGTCGGCAGTCTGCAAGCGATCGAGGCGATCAAGCTGCTGCTCGGGATCGGCGATTCCTTGGCCGGACGGCTCCTCTTCTTTGATTCGTTGGGGATGGAGTTCAGGCAGGTTAAGGTACGGCGCGACTCGGACTGCCCGGTGTGCGGCGACCATCCGACGATTACCGATCTGATCGATTATCATGAGTTCTGTGGAGTGCCGGGTGGTGATCACTGA